In one Vicia villosa cultivar HV-30 ecotype Madison, WI unplaced genomic scaffold, Vvil1.0 ctg.000236F_1_1_1, whole genome shotgun sequence genomic region, the following are encoded:
- the LOC131625740 gene encoding uncharacterized protein LOC131625740, whose translation MSQILAPFQLLELNVISGQDLASVGRNMRTYAVAWVHPDRKLSTRVDTQGHTNPTWNDKFVFRVDDEFLYSDTSAIMIEIYALHWFKDIHVGTVRVLVGNLIPPPARPFHNDRAPLGMRFVALQVRRPSGRPQGILNIGVTVLDSSMRSMPLYTLNASAVGYRHLMGEKDAYDSHNHLSPHVFGGDKGGGGGKPELRRTKSDTSSVIACEAVLRHQRAIINKERASSAISGSEVSENKVNKNKKKKKNKKKKPSHDEESSIISSVLSDGVVPWIVKNGKASSAPSDTHVEPPPPPRFSHDEHGNYDENDNDNHHDHYHHDDIDNDIDDNEKEVSFVNTISEAATRDTDINEKQNFTYQVKATPNRHYPKSPMVEFKNSPKPKFMKSPTMPEYKNSPKPQFKNSPMPEYKNSPKPQFHKSPKPEYKNSPKPKYMRSPTMPEYENSPKPKYMRSPTMPEYEDSPKPQFKNSPMPEYEDSPKPQFKNSPMPEFKNSPMPQFRNSPMPEYRNTPMQQVRNSPMPEYKNSPMQHVRNSPMPEYKNTPMQQVRNSPMPQFRNSPMPQFRNSPAVAPHFRNSPAVSKFNPAMGFGGSHRGTPMHPFGKLNGGMEYATPMRSNLANMRPVMMTESELGPSPSEVAAAMAKKPVIDEDNSTVGGWSLDESVEGLGSKLERWRTELPPVIDNGEMSSLPTTNTTKTKSSRHSRRHTDGGNGLFSCFSNICGVECSIVCGGDPKAKAKANKNSRRQTSSDDSSSLL comes from the coding sequence ATGTCGCAAATATTGGCACCGTTTCAATTACTGGAACTAAATGTCATCTCAGGACAAGATTTGGCTTCCGTGGGAAGAAACATGCGAACCTACGCGGTTGCATGGGTTCATCCCGATAGAAAACTTTCCACACGTGTGGACACACAAGGCCACACCAATCCAACATGGAACGACAAATTCGTCTTCCGCGTCGATGATGAATTTCTATACAGCGACACATCAGCGATCATGATTGAGATTTATGCTTTGCATTGGTTTAAAGATATCCACGTCGGGACCGTTCGTGTACTCGTAGGAAACCTTATTCCTCCGCCGGCTAGGCCTTTTCATAACGACCGTGCTCCGCTCGGTATGCGGTTTGTCGCGCTTCAGGTTCGTCGGCCTTCCGGGAGGCCTCAGGGGATTCTTAATATCGGTGTAACGGTTTTGGATAGCTCCATGAGGAGTATGCCGTTGTATACTTTGAATGCTTCTGCGGTTGGTTATCGGCATTTGATGGgagaaaaagatgcttatgataGCCATAATCATCTTAGTCCTCATGTTTTCGGTGGTGACAAAGGTGGTGGAGGTGGTAAGCCTGAACTCCGACGAACGAAAAGTGATACGAGTTCTGTTATTGCATGTGAAGCGGTTTTGCGTCACCAACGTGCAATTATTAATAAGGAAAGAGCTAGTTCTGCGATTTCTGGTTCGGAAGTTAGCGAAAATAAGGTGAAtaagaacaagaagaagaagaaaaataaaaagaaaaagccGTCTCATGATGAGGAAAGTTCTATCATTAGCAGTGTTCTCAGCGATGGGGTTGTTCCGTGGATAGTTAAAAATGGAAAAGCAAGTTCTGCTCCTTCTGATACACACGTGGAACCGCCGCCACCACCACGGTTTAGCCATGACGAACACGGCAACTATGAtgaaaatgataatgataatcatCATGATCATTATCATCATGATGATATTGATAATGATATTGATGATAACGAGAAGGAAGTTTCGTTTGTTAACACTATTTCTGAAGCTGCTACAAGAGACACTGATATCAATGAAAAACAGAACTTTACCTATCAAGTTAAGGCCACGCCAAATCGTCACTATCCGAAATCTCCGATGGTAGAGTTTAAAAACTCTCCGAAGCCGAAGTTTATGAAATCCCCGACTATGCCGGAATATAAGAACTCTCCAAAGCCACAATTTAAGAACTCTCCAATGCCAGAGTATAAGAACTCTCCTAAACCGCAGTTTCATAAATCTCCGAAGCCGGAGTATAAGAATTCTCCAAAGCCTAAGTATATGAGATCTCCGACTATGCCAGAATACGAGAACTCTCCAAAGCCTAAGTATATGAGATCTCCGACAATGCCAGAATATGAGGACTCTCCTAAGCCACAATTTAAAAACTCGCCAATGCCGGAATATGAGGACTCTCCTAAGCCACAATTTAAAAACTCGCCAATGCCGGAGTTTAAGAATTCTCCAATGCCACAGTTTAGGAATTCGCCTATGCCGGAGTATAGGAATACGCCTATGCAGCAAGTTAGGAATTCGCCTATGCCGGAGTATAAGAATTCGCCTATGCAGCACGTTAGGAATTCGCCTATGCCGGAGTATAAGAATACTCCCATGCAGCAAGTTAGGAATTCCCCTATGCCACAGTTCAGAAATTCCCCAATGCCTCAGTTTCGAAACTCCCCAGCGGTGGCACCACATTTTAGGAATTCGCCGGCAGTTTCGAAGTTCAATCCTGCAATGGGATTTGGCGGTTCGCACAGGGGGACCCCGATGCATCCGTTTGGAAAGTTGAATGGTGGAATGGAATATGCGACACCGATGAGGTCCAACTTGGCTAACATGAGGCCGGTTATGATGACAGAGTCTGAGCTGGGACCATCTCCGTCAGAGGTTGCGGCTGCAATGGCAAAGAAGCCAGTGATCGATGAGGACAATTCAACAGTGGGAGGGTGGAGTTTGGATGAGAGTGTTGAAGGGTTGGGGTCAAAATTAGAGAGGTGGAGGACGGAGTTGCCTCCAGTGATAGACAATGGTGAGATGTCAAGCTTACCAACAACAAACACGACGAAAACTAAATCTAGCCGTCATTCGCGGAGGCATACAGATGGAGGGAACGGGTTGTTTTCTTGCTTTAGTAATATCTGTGGTGTTGAGTGCTCCATAGTATGTGGTGGTGACCCTAAAGCCAAGGCCAAGGCCAACAAGAATAGTCGCCGACAAACTTCTTCCGACGACAGTTCCAGCCTTCTTTGA
- the LOC131625739 gene encoding uncharacterized protein LOC131625739, with protein sequence MEFVYKMVDIAKRASDNNTVINVGLFSSFALLGLRSWNQQNTVEALEAEKESLTKSNKSIRKTLWDWKQQLYAEAATDSAPVPLERLQAIYGEAVPPQHSAFGDTASKDANLPAPTKMMI encoded by the exons ATGGAGTTTGTTTACAAAATGGTTGACATAGCTAAGAGAGCTTCAGACAACAATACAGTGATAAATGTTGGTTTGTTTTCGTCTTTTGCATTACTCGGACTGAGATCTTGGAATCAGCAAAATACCGTTGAAGCTTTAGAAGCTGAGAAGGAATCTCTAACCAAATCCAATAAGTCTATTAGAAAGACTCTCTGGGATTGGAAACAGCAGCTTTACGCTGAAGCCGCAACTGATTCGGCCCCGGTTCCTCTGGAAAGACTCCAAGCAATCTATGGAGAAGCCGTTCCTCCTCAACATTCTGCATTTG GAGATACTGCGAGCAAAGATGCAAATTTACCTGCTCCAACCAAAATGATGATCTGA
- the LOC131625752 gene encoding uncharacterized protein LOC131625752: protein MYPKVKLRLKDEFDGGDERDLVGLKAFLSLSFHSPTSPVKDHKVVSAPSIVKVPNCYVPQVSIPIVSVTEDFGDCTLTSDSSGSPEPEKEGDTDESKVYIRANLIPRVSVTEDFEDGGLTTDLSGSGGLEKDGGPEKDGNTDDENKVNIRASLISRPRAVISSPENDLLIGNRNKIGNGRPSTPKNSTVSPNRHSLAQCKVKSHDNNDIASDTRKRVEPKSKDKTGPVGKKKVHKGITKSENLHRPWKF, encoded by the exons A TGTATCCAAAGGTGAAATTAAGACTGAAAGATGAATTTGACGGTGGTGATGAACGGGACCTTGTTGGTTTGAAAGCTTTCCTCTCTCTATCCTTCCACTCACCTACTTCTCCAG TAAAGGACCATAAAGTTGTCTCTGCGCCATCTATTGTCAAAGTTCCAAACTGTTACGTACCACAAGTATCAATTCCAATAGTATCTGTAACCGAAGATTTTGGGGACTGCACTTTGACATCCGATTCCTCCGGTTCTCCAGAACCAGAGAAGGAGGGAGATACTGATGAAAGTAAAGTATATATTAGAGCCAATTTGATTCCACGAGTATCAGTTACTGAAGATTTTGAGGATGGCGGTTTGACAACCGATTTGTCAGGATCAGGGGGACTAGAGAAGGATGGTGGACCTGAGAAGGATGGCAATACTGATGATGAGAATAAAGTAAACATTAGAGCCAGTTTGATTTCACGCCCTCGTGCTGTCATTTCAAGCCCTG AGAATGACCTATTGATTGGGAACAGAAACAAGATTGGAAATGGAAGACCATCTACTCCGAAGAATAGTACTGTTTCACCAAATAGACATTCTCTTGCTCAATGTAAAGTGAAATCACATGACAATAATGATATTGCTTCAGACACAAGAAAACGCGTGGAGCCTAAGTCTAAAGATAAAACTGGACCTGTAGGAAAGAAAAAGGTCCATAAAGGCATCACAAAATCTGAAAATTTACATAGGCCCTGGAAGTTTTAG
- the LOC131625750 gene encoding uncharacterized protein LOC131625750: protein MEDETHSTLRSAPSFEIYNKSHHHEDGDSNNNNNDPEQVLRRTALSLETIGSDEFTFERGNMDLIEEAENEVENDWSTEIQNLNIDDDEDVQPSTPPMYLATGLGVDGVQVAVSHNNDDRLFVPSLQESEDLDEYYKRMVHDYPSHPLILKKYAHFLQGKGELRDAEEYFHRATQADPNDGEILMHYAKLVWENHQDRDRASVYFERAAQTSPQDSDVLAAYVSFLWETEDGENEDGNPQTQNDMEKQENVPVKTSKEENGVENLTTTNFNEDSNDADYLKKMIDENPKNPLFLKKYAQFLFQTKKDLEAAEGYYSRAVSADPSNGETISEYAKLHWELHHDQEKALSLFEQAVQATPEDSNVLAAYTCFLWETEDSES from the exons ATGGAAGACGAGACTCATTCAACATTGCGTTCAGCTCCCTCATTTGAAATATACAACAAATCTCATCATCATGAAGATGGtgattccaacaacaacaacaacgatccAGAACAAGTTTTGAGAAGAACTGCTTTGAGTTTAGAAACCATTGGTAGTGATGAGTTCAcctttgaaagaggcaatatggatttgattgaagaagctgAGAATGAGGTTGAGAATGATTGGTCAACTGAGATTCAGAACTtgaatattgatgatgatgaagatgttcAACCTTCTACTCCTCCTATGTATCTTGCAACAGGACTTGGAGTTGATGGTGTTCAAGTTGCTGTATCTCATAATAATGATGATAGGTTGTTTGTTCCCAGTTTGCAAGAAAGTGAGGATCTTGATGAGTATTACAAGAGAATGGTTCATGACTATCCCTCTCACCCTTTGATTCTGAAAAAATATGCACACTTTTTACAA GGTAAGGGAGAACTTCGAGATGCAGAGGAGTACTTTCATCGCGCTACTCAAGCTGATCCTAATGATGGTGAAATCTTGATGCATTATGCGAAGCTGGTATGGGAGAATCATCAGGATAGAGATAGAGCATCGGTCTATTTTGAACGGGCAGCTCAAACTTCGCCGCAAGACAG CGATGTTCTTGCAGCATATGTAAGTTTTCTTTGGGAAACAGAAGATGGTGAGAATGAAGATGGGAATCCTCAAACTCAG AATGACATGGAAAAACAAGAGAATGTACCTGTCAAGACCTCAAAAGAGGAAAACGGTGTAGAAAATCTTACAACAACTAATTTTAATGAAGACAGTAATGATGCAGATTATTTGAAGAAGATGATCGATGAGAatcctaaaaatcctttgtttctgaaaaagtATGCTCAGTTTCTGTTTCAG ACCAAGAAAGATCTTGAAGCAGCAGAGGGTTACTACTCAAGAGCAGTCTCAGCTGATCCCAGCAACGGTGAAACCATATCAGAATATGCTAAACTACACTGGGAGCTTCATCATGATCAGGAAAAAGCCTTGTCTTTGTTTGAACAAGCAGTTCAGGCTACCCCTGAAGATAG cAATGTTCTTGCAGCATATACATGCTTTCTTTGGGAGACAGAAGACAGCGAAAGCTGA